DNA from bacterium:
CGCCGGTTCCCAGACGTTGAACGCTCGCCCCCCCAGCTCGAATTTTTTTAATTTCGAGATCGCTATTACGGTCCAGAACAGGTTGGCGGCTAGCGCGCACCCGAGCACGGCGGCCGCGGCCGCGCGCGGCGCCGACGGCCCTCCGCGCCTGCGGGCGCGCGCGACCGCCGCGGCGCCCAGGAAAGTTAGCGTACCGAGGGCCGCGGAGAATATGGTGTAGAAGAGGCAGCGGTGCGCGAGTGAGAGGGGGAGGTCCCCGACGGGCGTAACGCCGCCCGGCCTAAAGCCGAGCGCGAGCAACCCCTCGAGAAGGCCATATGCAAACCCGGTCGCCAGGACGGTGGCCGGGTAAAAAAAGATTCTCTTCATATCTCCAATTTAAGAAACGTCAGCCGGTGCGCCGGAGCCAGGCCGACAGCCGGTCGGTCGCGTCCGCCGCGGCCACGTCCAGATAGACGACCGGGACGCTCTGGACGTAGGGCGTGTCTTTCCGAATCAGCGCCCGGCGATAAAGGTCGGGTGCCGCCAGCATCAGCTCGGCCGGTTGCGCTTTCGCCAGTGCCGCCGCCAGGCGGCCGAAGTTATCGTATATAACATCTGCGGCGAGGTCGGCGGTCATCGTACGGCGGTACGGTTTCAACGGTTTGTCCGCCGGGACCATACCGAACTGGGACGTAACGACGTACAGGGCGACGTCTTCGGGCCAATCTCCCCGCGCCCTCATGTCCCGCGCCAAAGAGAGTAGGGGGCCGTCGAACAGGTCGATGGCGGCCGTTTCGCCCTCGGCGCCGTCGCGTACGTCGCCCTCGGCTATTACAAGTACCCTCGGGGCCACGGGTCTTTTATATCATAACGAGGGTGGGCGGCGCTATAAAAAAACCGGGTACCGACCCCATTTAGAATATACTCGTACGGCCGGCGGTTTTAGCCGCTGGTTTAGAATTCGCGCGGCGGGAACGTAACGTCGTCGCGTTCGACGGTGGGGCGCTTTTAGCTCACCTTTAATTTTTCGCGACCGCGGGGTAGCAAAGTAGACCGAAGGTTGGAGCGGAAATGAAAGTAACATATCTCCCATTTCGCTTCCTGAGGACGTTATTTCGGAGTTAATATCCGTGGAATAACGGCTCTTGAGAACGACTTTTAAATCGTACGGTTAGTAGGGGGGAGTTCGGTTCGAAGGCCGACGGAGGCATCGGGCCGGTAACAGTTTCCGGCAGCGGAGCTCTCGCCGCAACTACTTTGACGGCGTTTTGATTTCGTTGAGGTACGTGGGTGCGACCACGGACGACTATTTTAATCCGTACGGTCGGTAACTCAAGACCCCCACCTGTACCCGAACGTAACCAGAAACGAGTTCGGCAGCTCGGCTTCGACTTTTTGCGTGATTCCGTCTTTGTTTTCGTATTCGTAGGCGGCCTTGCCGACCGGCGCCACGGGCCCGAAACGCCAAAATATCGTGCTCGAGGGCGAGAGCGTTATCTCGACGCCGAACGGTACCGTGTACACCGGCTTAAAGGCGGTGACCGAATCCTCGTAAATACCTTCTTCGCCCGAACCCTCGAACCCTTCGATCTTATCTATGGATGTGGGTACGACCGCGATTCCCCCGCCGACGCCGATGTACGGCGTTATAAGGCGGCTGCCGGCGGGTATTTTTAACCTGAGGGTGAACGCCTCCACGACCGTAAATTGGTAAAACGTCTGCTCCCATCCCTCCAAATCTTTACTGCGCCATTCCCGGTGGAAGCGGGTGAAGCCGCCGTCCGTATCCAAACTCAGCGTCGGGATAATTCTTTTTTGGCGGAATTTTGCGACGTCTTGCGTTATGCCGCCGCCCAGGTAGAACGTATACCCGTACGACGCCGGGAAGAGCCTTTCCCCGGTACGCGTTATAAAGGCCCAACTTCCCGGGGCTATGTCGGCCAGGCCGCCGTGGACAAAGGGCGCTAGGGCCGCGGCCGAGCCGGCCAATATTAAAAACGCGGAGCCGAATACGGTTTTATTCATAAGGTAATCACCTCCGGCTATCTTAACCCGACGCCGGCTGTTTCGCAATTACTTTTTGACGTACGAAATAAAAAGCCCGCCCCGGGGGGCGGGCGAGTTTAATTCCTCCGTGCTATTCGACTACCACCATCTTGCGCGCGGCCGTTCTCGAGCCGGCGTAGATGCGGTAGACGTACACACCGGGTGCGAGGTTGCCCTGGAACGGCACGTCGTGGCGGCCCGCGGCGAAGTACCCGTCGGCCACAGTGCCCACCTTGCGGCCGGCGGCGTCGTATATGACGAGCTTCACGTCGGAGGCTTCCGGCAGCTCGAACGAGAACGTCGTCGCGCCCGGGGCCGGGTTCGGCACGTTCTGGTAGAGCGCGAACGCCCGGGCTTTAGCGGCCGGCGGGACCGATACCGGCCCGAACGTGCGCCCCGTTCCGGTCGTGGTGACGGCCTCGAGCCAATAGCGGTACCCGACGGTTGCCGCAGCCGCGTCGTCGCAGTAGAGGAACGGCGAGGAGCCTTCGATCAGGACGCGGTTTACCTTCTCGCGTTTAGCCTCGTCGGCGGCCCGGTAGAGGTTGTAGCCGGCCACTCCCTCGGCGCCGTCGACGGTCCAGCGGATGTCCACGGCTTCACGGTTGCGTACGGCCTTGAACGACGTTAGCTCGACGTCGGTAACGTAGCGGGCGAGTTTTAGGTCTTTGTTGTCGGAATCGTAGTACGCGATTACCGGATCGCGGCCGCTGATGGCGGAGGAGTGGGGTAGGCCCACGTACGCGCCGGTGGCGACGATTTCGTGGGTCCAGGAGCCGCCCCTCTTGGTCATGATGCGGAGGTCCCACTTATCGAAGTTGAAGTATGAGATGAAGACGTCTCCGGTGCCGTTAACGCAAATTTGGGTAAAGGCCGGTAACCCCTTCACGGCGGCTATGTTTTCTATATCCCAGCTTCCGCCGGACGTAGATACGGCATAGTTAAGGCCCTTGTTGTTGACCTTCGCGAAGCTGACGTGGATTTTGCCGTCCGGACCGAGTAGAGCATCGCAGTCTATGCCTTCGGCGATGTCGTCTATCGACCATTCCGAGCCGTCGCGGACCGCGTGCCTTACGCTTAAGGAACTGTGGTTCCAGTATACGATGTTAGGCCTTTCGGCGTTGTCGATGAAGAGGGTGTTGAAATTGCCGCCGCCGCTTGAAACCGCCGTTTCCGTGTACCATTCACCGGTGTCCCGGTATGCGTATTTCAATCTGACGTTTGTACCTAGGGGTTGGGTGTACGAGACGCGCGGGTTAGTGGGCCAAACGTTGACGGAAAGGTAATAGCCGAGCTCTGTTCCGGCGGCAATCCCTTCCGTAACCCAGTTGGTCCCCGAACGGTATGCGTACTTTAACTCGTTCTCTTCGTTATCCTGGAAGACTACGTAGGGCTCATCGTACGCGTCGAGCGCGAGTGCCGTATTGCCCGGTACTTCGACGTCCGATGCGACGGTATCGAGTTCCCAACTCGAGCCCGAGTAGCGGGCGTACATTACTTTGCCCTGCGTTTTATCGACGTAACTTATGTGAGGCCGGCCCCAGCGGTCCACCGCCAGGCAACAACCCGCGCCTACGTCGCCCTCGGAGGCGACGGTCTCCGATTTCCACCCACCCCAGGCCGTCGCGCTTAACACGAAAAATATCGCAACGATAATCGCCGCTCTATTCATTTTCGCTCCTCCTTGAATAGGCTTAACTCGCTATTCCAGGCTATCATTTTTAGGGTGCGTTGTCAATTTCCTTTTTTACCCCGGGAGTCCGGA
Protein-coding regions in this window:
- a CDS encoding T9SS type A sorting domain-containing protein — its product is MNRAAIIVAIFFVLSATAWGGWKSETVASEGDVGAGCCLAVDRWGRPHISYVDKTQGKVMYARYSGSSWELDTVASDVEVPGNTALALDAYDEPYVVFQDNEENELKYAYRSGTNWVTEGIAAGTELGYYLSVNVWPTNPRVSYTQPLGTNVRLKYAYRDTGEWYTETAVSSGGGNFNTLFIDNAERPNIVYWNHSSLSVRHAVRDGSEWSIDDIAEGIDCDALLGPDGKIHVSFAKVNNKGLNYAVSTSGGSWDIENIAAVKGLPAFTQICVNGTGDVFISYFNFDKWDLRIMTKRGGSWTHEIVATGAYVGLPHSSAISGRDPVIAYYDSDNKDLKLARYVTDVELTSFKAVRNREAVDIRWTVDGAEGVAGYNLYRAADEAKREKVNRVLIEGSSPFLYCDDAAAATVGYRYWLEAVTTTGTGRTFGPVSVPPAAKARAFALYQNVPNPAPGATTFSFELPEASDVKLVIYDAAGRKVGTVADGYFAAGRHDVPFQGNLAPGVYVYRIYAGSRTAARKMVVVE